In Staphylococcus saccharolyticus, one genomic interval encodes:
- a CDS encoding aminopeptidase: MTIYHEKLKQYAELLVKVGMNVQKHQPVFIRSSVEALELTHLIVEEAYKAGASDVRVNYTDPRLKRLKFEYESVEHFESNDVKQYDIEERLDYVKRGAANLALIVEDPDLLNGIEPGKLKAYQAEYSKGFKPYMEASQKNQFPWVVAAFPTNDWARRVYPNLDEKEAYSKFIDEVFDIVRVDGNNSIENWERHVKTLSVHAQRLQEKNYQALHYISEGTDLVVGLPKGHIWEDATSYVNGDGQPFIANIPTEEVFTAPDRNNVNGYVTNKLPLSLNGNIIDGFTLTFKDGVITDVKAEKGEDVLQDLIATDEGSHRLGEVALVPDDSPISNRRTIFYNTLFDENASCHLAIGSAYAFNIKGGTKMTTDEKIANGLNDSNVHEDFMIGSSDLTIYGILQDGTKELVFENGNWAK; encoded by the coding sequence ATGACAATTTACCATGAAAAGTTAAAACAATATGCTGAATTATTAGTTAAGGTAGGAATGAATGTACAAAAACATCAACCTGTTTTCATACGTTCATCAGTTGAAGCTTTAGAGTTAACACATTTAATAGTTGAAGAAGCATATAAAGCTGGTGCTTCTGATGTTCGTGTTAACTATACTGATCCACGTTTAAAAAGATTAAAATTTGAATATGAATCTGTCGAACATTTTGAAAGTAATGATGTGAAGCAATACGATATAGAAGAACGATTGGATTATGTTAAACGTGGAGCTGCTAATTTAGCTCTTATAGTTGAAGATCCAGATTTATTAAATGGTATTGAACCTGGTAAATTAAAAGCATATCAAGCCGAGTATTCCAAAGGGTTTAAACCATACATGGAAGCAAGTCAAAAGAATCAATTTCCATGGGTTGTTGCAGCTTTTCCTACCAATGACTGGGCACGTCGCGTATATCCAAATTTAGATGAAAAAGAAGCATATTCAAAGTTCATCGATGAAGTGTTTGATATTGTACGTGTAGACGGTAATAATTCTATCGAAAATTGGGAGAGACATGTTAAGACATTGAGTGTACATGCTCAAAGATTACAAGAGAAGAATTACCAAGCATTACATTATATTTCAGAAGGGACAGATTTGGTCGTTGGTTTACCAAAAGGTCATATTTGGGAAGATGCTACGAGTTACGTCAATGGCGATGGGCAACCATTTATTGCTAACATACCAACAGAAGAAGTATTCACAGCACCTGATAGAAATAATGTTAATGGATACGTAACAAATAAACTACCTTTAAGTTTGAATGGTAATATTATTGATGGTTTTACCTTAACATTTAAAGATGGTGTAATTACGGATGTCAAAGCTGAAAAAGGGGAAGATGTTCTTCAAGATTTAATTGCAACAGATGAAGGTTCCCATAGATTGGGTGAAGTTGCATTAGTCCCTGATGATTCGCCTATATCCAATCGACGTACCATTTTTTATAATACACTTTTTGATGAAAATGCATCTTGTCATTTAGCTATAGGTTCTGCATATGCCTTTAATATTAAAGGTGGTACAAAAATGACTACTGATGAAAAAATCGCCAATGGCTTAAATGACTCAAATGTGCATGAAGACTTTATGATTGGAAGTTCTGATTTAACAATTTATGGAATTTTACAAGACGGAACTAAAGAATTAGTTTTCGAAAATGGGAATTGGGCTAAATAA
- a CDS encoding acyl-CoA thioesterase → MSNINRKSKAMSEAKCVKTRQVFPQDTNHHHTMFGGTLMANIDEIAAITAMKHAGQPVVTASTDSVDFLRPITTGDILSYEAMVSYAGTSSMEICVQIVIDDVYNNERHLAALSFLTFVALDNEGKPTTVPDVYPETDVEKWFHESAPQRVARRKERRSESKKTIEYLSKVRHIEK, encoded by the coding sequence ATGTCAAATATAAATAGAAAAAGTAAAGCAATGTCTGAAGCCAAATGCGTAAAAACCAGACAAGTTTTTCCGCAAGATACTAATCATCATCATACAATGTTTGGTGGTACCTTAATGGCTAATATCGATGAAATTGCAGCGATTACAGCTATGAAACATGCTGGGCAACCTGTTGTGACTGCATCAACAGACTCTGTAGACTTCCTAAGACCTATAACAACTGGTGATATTTTATCATATGAAGCTATGGTTTCATATGCTGGCACAAGTTCAATGGAAATTTGTGTTCAAATTGTTATTGATGATGTTTATAACAATGAACGTCACCTTGCAGCACTTAGCTTTTTAACATTTGTGGCATTAGATAATGAAGGTAAGCCTACCACTGTGCCAGACGTTTATCCAGAAACAGATGTTGAAAAATGGTTCCATGAAAGTGCACCACAACGTGTTGCTAGACGTAAAGAAAGACGTTCAGAAAGTAAGAAAACAATTGAATATTTATCTAAAGTTAGACATATAGAAAAATAA
- a CDS encoding SE1561 family protein, translating to MSEQQTIDQIKTRLNKFIEDIDHVNPDGVCVEDIDEWIGLLDQLEEKVKQVSK from the coding sequence ATGAGTGAACAACAAACGATAGACCAAATTAAGACACGATTAAATAAATTTATTGAAGATATTGACCATGTCAATCCTGATGGGGTGTGTGTTGAAGATATTGATGAATGGATTGGCTTGCTTGACCAATTAGAAGAAAAAGTTAAACAAGTATCAAAATAG
- a CDS encoding type 1 glutamine amidotransferase domain-containing protein — protein MTKKVAIILADEFEDIELTSPKEALENAGFETEIIGDTAKHEVVGKHGEKATVDVSIADAKPENYDALLIPGGFSPDHLRGDAEGRYGTFAKYFTKNDVPTFAICHGPLVLVDTDDLNGRTITGVINVRKDLSNAGAQVVDESVVVDKNIVTSRTPDDLDDFNREIVKQLEA, from the coding sequence ATGACAAAAAAAGTAGCAATCATTCTAGCAGATGAATTTGAAGATATAGAATTAACTAGCCCTAAAGAAGCTTTAGAAAATGCTGGTTTTGAAACTGAAATTATTGGTGATACTGCTAAACATGAAGTTGTTGGTAAACATGGTGAAAAAGCAACAGTTGATGTAAGTATTGCTGATGCTAAACCTGAAAACTATGATGCATTATTAATTCCTGGAGGTTTCTCACCTGATCATTTACGTGGAGATGCTGAAGGTCGTTACGGTACATTTGCTAAGTACTTTACTAAAAATGATGTGCCAACATTCGCCATTTGCCACGGTCCATTAGTATTAGTTGATACTGATGATTTAAATGGACGTACAATTACTGGAGTTATTAACGTACGTAAAGATTTATCAAATGCTGGTGCGCAAGTTGTTGATGAATCAGTAGTCGTTGACAAAAATATTGTGACAAGTCGTACTCCAGATGATTTAGATGATTTCAATAGAGAAATTGTTAAACAATTAGAAGCATAA
- the yfkAB gene encoding radical SAM/CxCxxxxC motif protein YfkAB, which translates to MLITNKQPISINNDPWEAYNDVLDNEKLTLSNIEFTTTNLCNMRCSHCAVGYTLQTKDPEPLPMDLIYRRLDEIPNLRTMSITGGEPMFSKKTIKNNIIPLLKYAYNRGIYVQMNSNLTLPQDRYLEIAEYIDVMHISHNWGTTQEFTNVGFGAMKKQPPLKAKLKLYEQILDNSRTLSEQGMFISAETMLNQSTLPHLDKIHNEVVNDMKCSRHEVHPMYPSDFASQLNVLSLKEMKEAIHHLLDIRHEDIWMLFGTLPIYPCLKDEYNQQLLQRLRNAKNVTLRNDPDGRSRLNVNVFTGNVIVTDFGDENGTISNIHKDKLTDVFNQWLDTELAQSLNCHCSKYHCLGPNVLVKNMYYPNTDFKLKEKEMHSGQLLQKLY; encoded by the coding sequence ATGTTAATAACAAACAAACAACCTATTTCTATCAACAATGACCCTTGGGAAGCTTATAACGATGTTTTAGACAATGAGAAACTCACGCTAAGTAACATAGAATTCACAACTACAAACTTGTGTAATATGCGTTGTAGCCATTGTGCAGTTGGTTATACCCTTCAAACTAAAGATCCTGAACCTCTACCAATGGACCTTATTTACCGACGTCTAGATGAAATTCCAAACTTAAGAACGATGTCAATTACTGGTGGCGAACCCATGTTTTCTAAAAAAACTATTAAAAACAATATTATACCTCTTCTTAAATATGCTTACAATCGAGGTATTTATGTTCAAATGAATTCTAATTTGACTTTACCTCAGGATAGATATTTAGAAATTGCAGAGTATATTGATGTGATGCATATTTCACATAATTGGGGTACAACGCAGGAATTTACCAATGTAGGTTTTGGTGCCATGAAAAAACAACCACCTTTAAAGGCCAAGCTTAAATTGTATGAACAAATATTAGATAATTCTCGCACCTTATCTGAGCAAGGAATGTTCATCTCGGCAGAAACGATGTTAAATCAAAGTACATTGCCTCATTTAGATAAAATTCATAATGAAGTGGTAAATGATATGAAATGTAGTAGACATGAGGTACATCCAATGTATCCATCTGATTTCGCAAGTCAGCTTAATGTGCTATCTTTAAAAGAAATGAAAGAAGCCATACATCATTTGCTGGATATCAGACATGAAGACATTTGGATGTTGTTTGGTACATTACCTATTTATCCTTGTTTAAAAGATGAGTATAATCAACAACTCTTACAACGCCTTAGAAACGCTAAAAATGTAACATTAAGAAATGACCCGGATGGTCGTAGTCGTTTAAATGTTAATGTTTTTACAGGCAATGTTATTGTAACAGACTTTGGAGATGAAAATGGTACAATTTCTAACATACACAAAGATAAACTCACTGATGTATTTAATCAGTGGTTAGATACAGAACTGGCACAGTCACTTAATTGTCATTGTTCAAAATATCATTGCTTAGGACCAAATGTTTTGGTTAAAAATATGTATTATCCAAATACCGACTTTAAATTAAAAGAAAAAGAAATGCACTCTGGACAGTTATTACAAAAATTATATTAA